Proteins from a single region of Chanodichthys erythropterus isolate Z2021 chromosome 13, ASM2448905v1, whole genome shotgun sequence:
- the si:dkey-251i10.1 gene encoding ADP/ATP translocase 2 has product MNENAISFAKDFLAGGIAAAISETAVAPIERVKLLLQVQHASKQITVDKQYKGIVDCLVRIPKEQGFLSFWRGNMANVIRYFLTQALNFAFKDKYKKIFLEGVDSRTQFWRYFAGNLASGGAAGATSLCLVYPLDFARTRLAADVGKAGAEREFTGLANCLVKIFKSDGPKGLYQGFNVSVQGIIIYRAAYFGIYDTAKGMLPDPENAHIVVSWMIAHTVTIVAGFISYPFDTVRRCIMMQSGLKGADIMYSGTLDCWRKTARDEGVKAFFKGAWSNVLRSMGGSIVLVLYDELKKTM; this is encoded by the exons ATGAATGAGAACGCTATTTCATTCGCCAAGGACTTTTTGGCAGGTGGAATCGCCGCCGCGATCTCCGAGACTGCTGTTGCACCCATAGAAAGAGTCAAGCTGCTCCTTCAG GTCCAGCATGCCAGCAAGCAAATCACAGTAGACAAACAATACAAAGGTATTGTAGACTGTTTAGTACGTATTCCCAAGGAGCAGGGCTTCCTGTCCTTCTGGAGAGGCAACATGGCTAATGTCATTAGGTACTTCCTAACACAGGCTCTCAACTTTGCTTTCAAGGATAAGTATAAGAAGATTTTCCTGGAAGGCGTTGACAGCCGTACCCAGTTTTGGAGGTACTTCGCTGGTAACCTGGCCTCTGGTGGTGCTGCTGGAGCCACGTCTCTGTGCTTGGTCTACCCGCTTGACTTTGCCAGAACTCGTTTGGCTGCTGATGTCGGAAAGGCTGGCGCAGAgagagaattcacaggcctggcaAACTGTTTAGTAAAGATCTTCAAGTCTGATGGTCCGAAGGGCTTGTATCAGGGCTTCAACGTGTCTGTGCAGGGCATCATCATCTACAGGGCGGCATACTTCGGCATCTATGACACTGCAAAAG GCATGCTGCCCGACCCAGAGAACGCTCATATTGTGGTCAGCTGGATGATCGCTCACACCGTCACCATTGTCGCTGGCTTCATATCGTATCCCTTTGACACAGTACGCCGTTGTATTATGATGCAGTCTGGACTTAAAGGAG ctgaCATAATGTACAGCGGCACACTTGACTGCTGGAGAAAGACTGCACGTGATGAGGGTGTCAAGGCCTTCTTCAAGGGCGCCTGGTCCAATGTGCTCAGAAGCATGGGTGGATCCATCGTCCTGGTGCTGTACGACGAGCTCAAGAAGACCATGTAA
- the si:dkey-251i10.2 gene encoding putative defense protein 3 produces the protein MMDAVFFGAVVVQVLTSALCFPNGAPTSACVDMMPRHGGTLPQPNPAPYTIQPSNTTFQTGTPITVVIKGPDYGGVLLEARSGSDTNAIGTWQTPPTNTKFLACSGNQQGAITHANINIKNNSTLYTWIPPATAKSVFFMATVAQQRTVFWVNVKSPTLTQSGGGTSLDVNSSAERIATPVLMLLVVLLANVQCFAASQ, from the exons ATGATGGACGCTGTGTTTTTTGGGGCTGTCGTAGTACAAGTTTTGACCTCTGCTCTCTGCTTTCCAAACGGGGCACCAACTTCAGCATGTGTGGATATGATGCCGAGGCATGGAGGGACACTGCCCCAGCCAAACCCTGCTCCGTACACCATCCAGCCAAGCAACACAACTTTTCAGACTGGCACTCCCATCACAG TTGTAATCAAAGGTCCAGACTATGGTGGCGTGCTCCTTGAGGCTCGCTCTGGATCCGACACAAATGCAATAGGAACCTGGCAGACACCTcctacaaacacaaagttcttAGCG TGTTCGGGAAACCAGCAAGGTGCCATCACCCATGCCAACATCAACATAAAAAACAACTCCACCCTCTATACCTGGATTCCACCAGCTACAGCAAAAAGCGTCTTCTTCAT GGCCACCGTAGCCCAGCAGCGCACTGTGTTCTGGGTAAATGTGAAATCACCAACTCTGACCCAAA GTGGAGGAGGAACATCACTTGATGTAAACAGTAGTGCTGAAAGGATTGCCACACCTGTCCTGATGCTGCTTGTTGTTCTGCTGGCAAATGTTCAATGTTTTGCTGCTTCACAATGA